The Mycolicibacterium smegmatis genome has a window encoding:
- a CDS encoding fatty acyl-AMP ligase, producing the protein MDSGSRTQYEAPTGLLRIEDCLDADGGIVLPPGTTLISLIERNIANVGDSVAYRYLDYSHGELQVAELTWRQLGVRLRAVGAAVQQVAARGDRVAVLAPQGLDYVIGFFAAIKAGTIAVPLFAPELQGHAERLDTALSDARPTTVLTTAAVEEAVTGFLDKLSGKQPHVVVIDEVPDSAGADFAPVPVDVDDVSHLQYTSGSTRPPVGVEITHRAVGTNLLQMILSIDLLNRNTHGMSWLPLYHDMGLSMIGFPAVYGGHSTLMSPTAFIRRPQRWIQALSDESRFGRVITAAPNFAYEWTAQRGVPEHGDEIDLSNVVLIIGSEPVSPSAIADFNKAFAPYGLPATAFKPSYGIAEATLFVATIAPAAQASVVYFDRDELAQGRAVPVAGDAVDAVAHVSCGQVARSLQAVIVDPGTGEELGDGTVGEIWLHGNNIGRGYWNLPEQTRETFGATLRARLRDGTHSGNAPADARWLRTGDLGVYRDGELYVTGRIADLVVIDGRSHYPHDIETTVADASPLVRRGHVTAFTVAAQDVPGASDGQTQDGLVVIAERAVGTTRADPQPGIDAIRVAVAHRHGVTVADVRFVPAGAIPRTTSGKLARRACRAQYLEGKLGAH; encoded by the coding sequence ATGGACAGCGGATCGCGGACGCAGTACGAGGCGCCCACCGGTCTCTTGCGGATCGAGGACTGCCTCGATGCCGACGGTGGCATCGTGCTGCCTCCCGGCACGACCCTGATCTCGCTCATCGAGCGCAACATCGCGAATGTCGGCGACTCGGTGGCCTACCGGTACCTGGACTACAGCCACGGAGAACTCCAGGTGGCGGAGCTGACGTGGCGGCAGTTGGGAGTTCGGTTGCGTGCCGTCGGCGCTGCGGTGCAACAGGTCGCGGCCCGCGGTGACCGGGTCGCCGTCCTGGCGCCACAGGGCCTCGACTACGTGATCGGCTTCTTCGCGGCGATCAAGGCGGGCACCATCGCGGTGCCGCTGTTCGCCCCGGAGTTGCAGGGCCACGCCGAACGCCTCGACACCGCGCTCAGCGACGCGCGTCCGACCACGGTGCTGACGACGGCCGCCGTGGAGGAGGCGGTCACCGGTTTCCTGGACAAGCTTTCCGGCAAACAACCACACGTCGTCGTCATCGACGAGGTACCCGACTCGGCAGGCGCCGATTTCGCGCCTGTTCCCGTCGACGTCGACGACGTGTCGCACCTGCAGTACACGTCGGGGTCGACACGTCCGCCGGTCGGAGTCGAGATCACCCACCGTGCGGTCGGCACCAACCTGCTGCAGATGATCCTGTCGATCGATCTGCTGAACCGAAACACCCACGGGATGAGTTGGCTGCCGCTCTACCACGACATGGGTCTCTCGATGATCGGTTTCCCGGCGGTCTACGGCGGCCACTCGACCCTGATGTCGCCGACCGCGTTCATCCGGCGACCGCAGCGCTGGATCCAGGCGTTGTCGGACGAGTCACGGTTCGGACGCGTCATCACGGCCGCGCCCAACTTCGCCTACGAGTGGACCGCGCAACGCGGTGTGCCCGAGCACGGCGACGAGATCGATCTGAGCAACGTGGTGCTCATCATCGGCTCCGAACCGGTGAGCCCCTCGGCCATCGCGGACTTCAACAAAGCCTTCGCGCCATACGGGTTGCCGGCCACGGCTTTCAAACCGTCCTACGGCATCGCCGAGGCGACACTGTTCGTCGCGACCATCGCGCCCGCGGCGCAGGCGTCGGTCGTCTACTTCGACCGCGACGAACTGGCCCAGGGTCGTGCGGTGCCGGTCGCAGGCGACGCCGTCGACGCGGTCGCTCACGTGTCGTGCGGTCAGGTCGCACGCAGCCTGCAGGCCGTGATCGTCGACCCCGGAACCGGGGAGGAACTCGGCGACGGCACAGTCGGCGAGATCTGGCTGCATGGCAACAACATCGGCCGCGGGTACTGGAACCTGCCGGAGCAGACGCGCGAGACGTTCGGTGCCACGCTGCGGGCCCGCCTGCGGGACGGCACCCACTCCGGGAACGCGCCGGCCGACGCGCGGTGGTTGCGCACCGGCGATCTCGGCGTGTACCGCGACGGTGAGTTGTACGTGACGGGCCGCATCGCCGATCTCGTGGTCATCGACGGGCGCAGTCACTATCCGCACGACATCGAGACCACTGTGGCGGACGCGTCGCCTCTGGTCCGCCGCGGTCACGTCACCGCGTTCACCGTTGCGGCCCAAGACGTCCCGGGCGCATCTGACGGCCAGACGCAGGACGGGCTCGTCGTGATCGCCGAACGTGCCGTGGGGACCACCCGCGCCGATCCGCAACCGGGGATCGACGCGATCCGTGTGGCGGTCGCGCACCGGCACGGCGTCACGGTCGCTGACGTCCGATTCGTGCCCGCGGGTGCCATTCCGCGGACCACCAGCGGCAAATTGGCGCGCCGCGCATGCCGCGCGCAGTACCTCGAAGGCAAGCTCGGCGCGCACTGA
- a CDS encoding class I adenylate-forming enzyme family protein encodes MTPAPLTVPALLQRSVREFGDDTYLVTPTGRATYREIDNLSVRAARWLLGQGAGKGTRVGLFFANGIEWITWWLAVSRIGAVAVPLSTLYTPAEIAKVLRLADVGILVAPPRVLNIDVGLRLREALPELAGQPSRAIAVRATPFLRRIAITGETDLPCATRIDDTGVPQEILAAAESEVSPADLAVMVHTSGSTADPKGVLHTHGTLVRQTSTWPAAIRAVTGSQGHARILCAMPFFWIGGLLAATGALHEPVTLAILPKLDAGAALDLAERERITGIVGWPAFTQRLREHPTFSVRDLSSAPMLRDGPLDIAMTDVPDGFPVHRTMTETAGGFAYTDMRIVDDNGVPAPDGTVGELHVRGIGVMAGYNKRERFETFDDDGWYHTGDKVYRRPGDPRVFYVGRTTDLIKAAGANVSPLEVEAVLAGFGEVAQCLVLGVDDAERGEEVCAVVVPSGTPGDTLDVALLAQRAREQLSAYKVPTRWVIACSDDIPTLPSGKFDRKALRRWIIDERLGVTAR; translated from the coding sequence GTGACCCCCGCACCGTTGACGGTCCCCGCCCTGTTGCAGCGCAGTGTTCGCGAGTTCGGTGACGACACCTATCTGGTCACCCCGACCGGCAGAGCGACCTACCGCGAGATCGACAACCTGTCGGTGCGCGCGGCCCGGTGGCTGTTGGGTCAGGGTGCCGGCAAGGGGACCCGCGTCGGACTGTTCTTCGCCAACGGGATCGAGTGGATCACGTGGTGGCTCGCGGTGTCCCGCATCGGTGCCGTGGCCGTACCGCTGAGTACGTTGTACACCCCGGCCGAGATCGCCAAAGTGCTGCGCCTGGCCGATGTCGGGATCCTCGTTGCCCCGCCACGCGTCCTGAACATCGACGTCGGCCTGCGCCTGCGGGAGGCGCTGCCCGAACTCGCCGGCCAGCCCTCGCGCGCAATTGCGGTGCGCGCCACGCCGTTTCTGCGCCGCATCGCGATCACCGGCGAGACCGACCTGCCGTGTGCCACCCGCATCGACGACACGGGCGTCCCGCAGGAGATCCTCGCCGCGGCCGAATCCGAGGTGAGTCCCGCGGATCTGGCCGTCATGGTGCACACGTCGGGATCCACCGCGGATCCGAAAGGTGTTCTGCACACCCACGGCACGCTCGTGCGCCAGACCTCGACGTGGCCTGCCGCGATCCGTGCGGTGACCGGTTCGCAAGGGCACGCCCGGATCCTGTGCGCCATGCCGTTTTTCTGGATCGGCGGACTGCTGGCGGCAACCGGGGCGCTGCACGAGCCCGTCACCTTGGCGATCCTGCCCAAGCTGGACGCCGGAGCGGCACTCGATCTCGCCGAACGTGAACGCATCACCGGGATCGTCGGCTGGCCCGCGTTCACGCAGCGGTTGCGGGAGCACCCGACTTTCTCCGTGCGGGACCTGAGCAGCGCGCCGATGCTGCGCGACGGTCCGCTCGACATCGCGATGACCGATGTCCCGGACGGATTCCCGGTGCACCGCACCATGACCGAGACCGCCGGCGGCTTCGCCTACACCGACATGCGCATCGTCGACGACAACGGTGTGCCCGCCCCCGACGGGACCGTCGGCGAACTCCACGTCCGCGGCATCGGCGTGATGGCCGGCTACAACAAACGCGAACGGTTCGAGACGTTCGACGACGACGGTTGGTACCACACCGGCGACAAGGTGTACCGGCGCCCGGGTGATCCGAGGGTGTTCTACGTGGGTCGCACAACCGATCTCATCAAGGCGGCCGGGGCCAATGTCTCACCGCTGGAGGTCGAGGCGGTGCTGGCGGGGTTCGGCGAGGTCGCCCAGTGCCTGGTGCTCGGCGTCGACGACGCCGAGCGTGGTGAGGAGGTGTGCGCCGTGGTGGTTCCGTCCGGAACTCCCGGCGACACACTCGACGTCGCGTTGCTCGCACAGCGCGCTCGCGAGCAACTCTCGGCATACAAGGTTCCCACGCGGTGGGTGATCGCCTGCAGCGACGACATCCCGACGTTGCCGAGCGGCAAGTTCGACCGGAAAGCGTTGCGCCGATGGATCATCGACGAACGGCTCGGCGTCACGGCTCGGTGA
- a CDS encoding NYN domain-containing protein — protein MRWIVDGMNVIGSRPDGWSRDRRGAMARLVAQLERWASAEGAHVTVVFEAPTTPPIESRVVEVTHAPASAPNSADDEIVRLLAAGRSDVTVVTSDRGLAERVRAAGADVRSASGFRDRIEDVAGGLTEP, from the coding sequence GTGCGCTGGATCGTCGACGGCATGAACGTGATCGGCTCACGCCCCGATGGATGGTCGCGGGACCGCCGCGGCGCGATGGCAAGACTGGTCGCTCAGCTCGAGCGGTGGGCGTCGGCCGAAGGTGCACACGTCACGGTCGTGTTCGAGGCGCCGACCACCCCACCGATCGAGTCGCGCGTCGTCGAGGTCACGCACGCACCGGCCTCCGCGCCGAACTCGGCCGACGACGAGATCGTCCGTCTGCTCGCTGCGGGTCGTTCGGACGTCACGGTCGTGACCTCCGACCGCGGCCTCGCCGAACGGGTCCGCGCCGCAGGCGCCGACGTGCGGTCGGCCTCGGGCTTTCGCGACCGGATCGAGGACGTGGCCGGGGGCCTCACCGAGCCGTGA
- a CDS encoding TetR family transcriptional regulator, protein MSRWEPDARGRLERAALELYAERGFELTTVAEIAERAGLTERTFFRHYADKREVLFGGEHVLQELFVGAVATAVGAPWASGPAVAALDAVAAGLDTVGEMFAGRHADARRRQAVVNANTALQERELIKLATLAAAIAEALRDRGIPRATAEVAGEAGIAVFKVAFARWVEVEHETDLRMVMREVLDDLRNLFVAG, encoded by the coding sequence ATGAGTCGTTGGGAGCCCGATGCGCGCGGCCGCCTGGAACGTGCCGCCCTCGAGCTGTACGCCGAGCGCGGGTTCGAACTCACAACGGTCGCCGAGATCGCCGAACGCGCCGGTCTCACCGAGCGCACCTTCTTCCGGCATTACGCGGACAAGCGCGAGGTGCTGTTCGGCGGCGAACACGTGCTGCAGGAACTGTTCGTCGGCGCGGTCGCCACAGCAGTCGGGGCCCCCTGGGCTTCCGGTCCGGCAGTTGCCGCGCTCGACGCCGTCGCGGCCGGACTCGACACCGTGGGGGAGATGTTCGCAGGCAGGCATGCCGACGCGCGTCGACGTCAGGCCGTGGTGAATGCGAACACCGCACTGCAGGAACGGGAACTGATCAAGCTGGCGACGCTGGCTGCCGCGATCGCGGAGGCCCTACGTGATCGCGGCATTCCGCGAGCGACCGCGGAGGTGGCCGGCGAGGCCGGTATCGCGGTGTTCAAGGTGGCCTTCGCAAGGTGGGTCGAGGTCGAACACGAGACCGACCTACGGATGGTGATGCGCGAGGTGCTCGACGATCTGCGGAACCTGTTCGTTGCCGGGTGA